From Coffea arabica cultivar ET-39 chromosome 9c, Coffea Arabica ET-39 HiFi, whole genome shotgun sequence, one genomic window encodes:
- the LOC113708047 gene encoding uncharacterized protein codes for MSNSEKNCQVKGFLTPPPKWRSNRCVPVMPRTERKPWSSGNGHLGLKTDLFHVIHKVPAGDSPYVKAKHVQVIDKDPSRAVSLFWAAINAGDRVDSALKDMAVVMKQLNRSDEAIEAIKSFRHLCPLESQESLDNVLIELYKRSGRIEEEIQLLEHKIKNIEDGIAFDGKRTKMARSQGKKIHVTIEKEYSRLLGNLAWAQLQLEDYKSAEESYRKALSLEPDKNKQCNLAICLIYLNKTAEAKFLLQSVRASCVNEQMDESYGKSFERATQILEDLEKQSSVRTMAWEEGICGEAQTPFKSGVRRDVIGLSGDSNGGQSDHPGGGMSQGSSFLHQNKMMSVDNEMKGRVGFWNYKESDLSFPRAGYGGKKRNENQLSNGQLKMYTSPVSLAGHPKDLFTQPRKCLWSSNGDQRRGRLAEEAAGGCNRKLSFEQHKNHEKLQFESLHNYEKIFSLSANNEPKTSRPKASTSENWRRNMLPNHAKTSSELSWKPTDHGECKMNVLETDEQLNAAKDECKEKCSMPPELIVDSERTSVKDFSNVDCEQSSTSLTADNGELIGAAKNDCKEQKSSQQLSATNSKESHDSSKSKKSWADMVEEDEWKLESETHDFPVHTGGLSFNKPVSCRSPSKYTDEFKGREGFSNENFNTNIVLQTPDLPDKSQNLSQKIESLSLRGGYYTQPHHDTVSKDGTMEQSLSFGVHQNADESANCFSSPVHKRALDFGFDEHHATPNGINLLRRNRLQVFQNITPESPRC; via the exons ATGAGTAATTCTGAGAAGAATTGTCAAGTAAAAGGGTTCTTGACTCCACCACCAAAATGGAGATCAAATCGGTGTGTGCCAGTGATGCCACGTACAGAAAGGAAACCATGGAGTTCAGGGAATGGTCATTTGGGCCTCAAGACTGATCTTTTTCATGTCATTCATAAAGTTCCTGCTGGAGACTCGCCTTATGTTAAAGCCAAACATGTCCAG GTGATAGACAAGGATCCTAGCAGAGCCGTCTCTCTGTTCTGGGCAGCAATCAATGCTGGTGATCGAGTAGATAGTGCTCTCAAGGACATGGCAGTAGTAATGAAACAATTGAATCGGTCAGATGAAGCGATTGAAGCAATTAAATCTTTCCGACATCTTTGCCCTCTTGAATCTCAAGAATCTCTTGATAATGTGTTGATCGAACTTTACAAG AGATCTGGTAGGATTGAAGAAGAGATACAGCTGTTAGAACATAAGATCAAGAATATTGAAGATGGCATTGCTTTTGATGGGAAGAGGACAAAGATGGCCAGATCTCAAGGGAAGAaaatacatgtcacaattgAGAAAGAGTACTCTAG ATTGTTAGGTAACTTAGCTTGGGCGCAATTGCAGCTAGAGGATTATAAATCTGCAGAAGAGAGTTATAG AAAAGCACTTTCACTTGAACCCGATAAGAACAAGCAGTGCAACCTGGCAATTTGCTTGATATACTTAAACAAGACTGCAGAAGCTaaatttttgcttcaatctgTAAGAGCTTCATGCGTTAATGAGCAAATGGATGAATCATATGGTAAATCCTTTGAGCGTGCTACTCAGATACTGGAAGACCTTGAAAAGCAAAGCAGTGTCAGAACTATGGCATGGGAAGAAGGCATATGTGGAGAAGCTCAGACGCCTTTCAAATCAGGTGTAAGAAGAGACGTCATAGGATTATCTGGAGATAGTAATGGGGGTCAAAGTGATCATCCAGGAGGTGGAATGTCTCAAGGGTCATCGTTTCTGCATCAAAACAAAATGATGTCAGTGGACAATGAAATGAAGGGCAGAGTTGGTTTTTGGAATTACAAAGAAAGTGACCTTAGTTTCCCTCGTGCAGGATATGgcggaaaaaaaagaaatgaaaatcagctCAGTAATGGCCAACTTAAGATGTATACCTCTCCAGTTTCTCTTGCAGGACATCCAAAGGATCTATTTACCCAACCACGAAAATGCTTATGGTCATCCAATGGAGATCAGAGAAGGGGCCGACTTGCAGAGGAAGCAGCTGGTGGCTGCAATAGAAAATTGTCATTTGAGCAGCACAAAAATCACGAAAAGTTGCAGTTTGAGAGCCTCCATAATTATGAGAAAATTTTCTCCTTATCTGCAAATAATGAACCCAAAACATCAAGACCAAAAGCATCAACTAGTGAAAATTGGAGGAGAAATATGTTGCCGAATCATGCTAAAACAAGCAGTGAGCTTTCTTGGAAGCCTACGGATCATGGAGAGTGCAAAATGAATGTATTGGAAACTGATGAGCAACTGAATGCCGCCAAGGATGAGTGCAAGGAGAAATGCAGTATGCCTCCAGAGTTAATAGTCGATAGTGAAAGAACGAGTGTTAAGGATTTCTCCAATGTAGATTGTGAACAGAGTTCTACTTCTTTGACTGCAGATAATGGGGAATTGATAGGAGCAGCTAAAAAtgattgcaaagaacagaaatCAAGTCAGCAACTCTCTGCAACAAACTCAAAAGAGTCACATGATTCCTCCAAAAGCAAGAAGAGTTGGGCTGACATGGTTGAAGAAGATGAGTGGAAGTTAGAAAGTGAAACACATGATTTTCCTGTTCATACAGGGGGATTGTCATTTAACAAACCTGTTTCTTGCAGATCACCAAGCAAGTACACTGATGAGTTCAAAGGGAGAGAAGGCTTCTCCAATGAGAACTTCAATACAAACATTGTTCTTCAGACCCCTGATCTTCCGGACAAGTCTCAGAATTTGAGCCAAAAGATTGAATCATTGAGTCTGAGAGGTGGTTATTACACTCAGCCTCACCATGATACTGTGTCCAAAGATGGAACAATGGAGCAATCCTTGTCTTTTGGTGTCCATCAGAACGCAGACGAATCAGCAAACTGCTTTTCTTCTCCAGTGCATAAGAGAGCCTTGGATTTTGGGTTTGATGAGCATCACGCTACTCCAAATGGCATAAACTTACTGCGAAGGAACCGATTGCAGGTTTTCCAAAATATAACTCCTGAAAGTCCGAGATGCTGA